In the genome of Candidatus Desulfatibia profunda, the window CCAGGTGACCATGCGTTGGCCCGCTGGCACTCAAGAGTCTTTCGAACTCGATGGCGGTGACCACATTGGCAATTTCCCGGTAGCGGTATTCAGGAATCTGTGAAGGATCAAAAACGTCGTATCCAACGGCGATGATAATGGCCCCGACATTGAGTGTGATGATCCGGTCTTCTTGATCAAAATTTATGGCGTCGGCCTGACAGGCCTTTTTGCAGATACCGCATTTTTTCCCATTTAACTCTCGGCAGTAGTCCGGGTCAATCGTATGGGTCGAGGGGATGCCCTGGGCAAAGTAGCTGTAAATCGCACTGCGACTTCCCAGCCCTTCGTTGAAAGCATCCGGTACCACCGTCGGGCATTTTTCAGCACAGGCACCGCAGCCGGTACACTTGTCTTCCTCGACATAGCGTCTCTTTCTGCGAACGGTGACAGTAAAGTCTCCGGCCGCGCCCTCCACCTTCTCGACTTCGCTGTAAGCCAGCAGCTCTATATTGGGATGTCGACCGACATCCAGCATCTTGGGCGAAAGGATTCAGATGGCACAGTCGTTGGTGGGAAACGTCTTGTCCAGCTGGGCCATTTTGCCGCCGATGCTGGGCAGCTTCTCCACCAGATGGACCTTAATTCCCATATCGGCAAGATCCAGGGAGGCCTGGATTCCGGCAATCCCCCCACCGACAACCAGCATGTCTTTACTCATGATCAATTTCCTTATTGTCTTGAATATCCTGTTGATCCTGTCAAAATTCCGCCCGAAGGGCACTATGTTTTTTTTATTCGCTCGGACACTAAATCATATAAATCCGTAATCTCTATCTCCAGACCAAAAGCCTGCTTGGCACACCGGAAATGAATCTGGCATTTGGGGCAGGCGGTGACAACGCTCCCGGCGCCGGTATTGCCGGCTTCGCTGAGGCGCTGCAGCTGGATTTCTTTGGAGCAGCTGGAACAGTTCATCCAGCCGGAAGTTCCGCAGCAAACCCCGTTTTCTCTGGAGCGGGGCATCTCTTTGAGTTCAATGCCGGGAATCGCTGCCAAAAGCCTGCGGGGGGCATCGTAGATGCCTGCCAGGCGTCCAAGCCGGCAGGGATCGTGATAGGTCACGATTTGGCCATTGGATTGGGCAAGCTGAATAACCCCTTCGCTGAGCTTGTCCGCCAGAAAATCAAGGATATGGATCGGCTCAAAATCGAGTTTGCCGAAAAACTTTGGATAGTATTCCTTAAATGTATGATACCCTTCCGGGCAGCTGAAAATCACCTGCTTGGCGCCTGAAGAACGGATCAGGTCCAGGTTCAGGCGTGCAAGTTGTTTGAACTTTTCTTCGTTCCCATTCCAAAGCGCATCATGGCCGCAACACCTTTCATTATTGCTGACCACCGG includes:
- a CDS encoding (Fe-S)-binding protein, coding for MNAIDELVNTTKTYFCLDCGVCTGSCPVSRVFPEFSPRQIIERSLYELEEFSDDTIWNCLTCAQCSVRCPADINFPEFIRLMRDKAHLLGYDGVPAHNGMFQTIMAIQTKGIQQNRTSWIEDGKIQETGDVFYFVGCRPYFDVIFRDIDAGSIQGARNVLKILNVCGVEPVVSNNERCCGHDALWNGNEEKFKQLARLNLDLIRSSGAKQVIFSCPEGYHTFKEYYPKFFGKLDFEPIHILDFLADKLSEGVIQLAQSNGQIVTYHDPCRLGRLAGIYDAPRRLLAAIPGIELKEMPRSRENGVCCGTSGWMNCSSCSKEIQLQRLSEAGNTGAGSVVTACPKCQIHFRCAKQAFGLEIEITDLYDLVSERIKKT